A stretch of the Candidatus Jettenia sp. AMX2 genome encodes the following:
- the fusA gene encoding elongation factor G translates to MISYETENIRTIALLGHGASGKTSLAEAMLFTSGATTRLGSVEDGTSVADHDAESREKKHTIDSSVLYLTWKGCEINLIDTPGYPDFIRDTITSLASVETVLITLSATEGIQVNTRKLWDMACQKRLAKILVITKIDSENIDFQALVDSVKSTFGDICVPIVLPIGTGHNVQGVANLLELPDSFPDGIAGDAKRMRDSLIETIVSSDDTLMERYLDGKEIDRSVLLACFVKAVTEGHLVPVLCCSNRNLSGIKEVLDAIADLSPSPSEGVARTATVIKTNLEIPVKASADAPFSAMVFKLVIDPFVGKLSYFRIFSGKLDSEMVFYHASSGKTEKAGHIYRIFGKEQRPVSRAVPGDIVALSKLDDLHISDTICDPGHPVKFPEIAFPIPMSSLAVVPKSKGAEKKINECLHKLAEEDKTFKVSYDTLTNELVITGMSNLHLQVMISRLRRRFGIEVETHVPKIPYKETITASVQAQYKHKKQTGGHGQYGEVHIKVEPLPRGAGFEFVDEIAGGVIPRQYIPAVEKGIREAMDKGILIGHPIVDLRVRLHYGSYHDVDSSEASFKIAASHAFRDAFHRARPVLLEPVVNIEVTVPAKFMGEITGNLSSHRGHIKGMEAMGDMQVVYAAIPLASVANYEAELKSMTAGQGSFTMEHSHYDIVPAHLMQSVIAQAQSVHAK, encoded by the coding sequence ATGATTTCCTATGAGACAGAAAATATTCGGACCATTGCATTACTGGGACACGGTGCTTCAGGAAAGACTTCGCTGGCAGAAGCTATGCTCTTTACATCAGGGGCGACTACGCGCCTGGGAAGTGTTGAAGATGGCACATCGGTTGCCGATCACGATGCTGAATCAAGAGAGAAGAAGCATACGATTGATTCTTCGGTGCTTTATCTGACCTGGAAGGGGTGCGAAATTAATCTTATTGATACGCCGGGTTATCCTGATTTTATCCGCGATACAATTACCTCCCTCGCATCCGTTGAAACAGTCCTTATTACGCTCTCTGCAACGGAAGGAATTCAGGTCAACACCAGAAAGCTCTGGGATATGGCCTGCCAGAAAAGACTGGCGAAGATACTCGTCATAACAAAAATTGACAGTGAAAATATTGATTTTCAGGCATTGGTTGACTCGGTGAAGAGTACCTTCGGAGATATCTGCGTGCCAATAGTCTTACCCATCGGAACCGGGCATAATGTTCAGGGTGTCGCTAACCTGTTGGAATTGCCGGATTCATTTCCTGACGGGATTGCAGGTGATGCGAAACGCATGCGTGATTCTTTAATCGAAACGATTGTTTCTTCTGATGATACATTGATGGAACGCTATCTCGATGGAAAAGAAATTGACAGGTCTGTTTTACTCGCCTGTTTTGTAAAGGCAGTAACAGAAGGGCACCTTGTACCGGTACTCTGTTGTTCAAACAGGAATCTTTCCGGGATTAAGGAGGTGCTGGATGCGATTGCCGACCTTTCCCCATCCCCATCTGAAGGAGTAGCCCGTACGGCAACTGTCATAAAAACAAATCTGGAGATTCCTGTGAAGGCATCAGCGGATGCTCCTTTCAGTGCCATGGTTTTTAAACTGGTAATTGATCCCTTTGTCGGCAAGCTTAGTTATTTCAGGATTTTTTCCGGCAAACTGGACAGCGAAATGGTATTTTATCACGCTTCAAGCGGAAAGACGGAGAAGGCAGGACATATATACAGGATCTTTGGAAAGGAACAACGGCCAGTTTCAAGAGCTGTTCCGGGGGATATTGTAGCTCTGTCTAAACTGGACGACCTCCATATTTCCGATACAATTTGTGACCCCGGGCATCCTGTAAAATTTCCGGAGATTGCCTTTCCAATTCCCATGTCTTCGCTTGCTGTAGTTCCAAAAAGCAAAGGTGCTGAGAAAAAGATCAATGAATGCCTCCATAAACTTGCCGAAGAGGACAAGACTTTCAAGGTTTCCTATGATACCCTGACGAATGAATTGGTTATTACAGGTATGAGCAATCTCCATTTGCAGGTAATGATAAGCCGGTTAAGGCGTAGATTCGGAATTGAAGTAGAGACGCATGTTCCCAAGATTCCCTATAAGGAAACTATTACCGCAAGTGTTCAGGCACAATATAAACACAAAAAGCAAACGGGGGGGCATGGACAATACGGTGAGGTACACATTAAGGTAGAGCCGCTTCCGAGAGGCGCCGGGTTTGAATTTGTAGATGAGATTGCAGGCGGAGTCATCCCGCGCCAATACATTCCTGCTGTTGAGAAGGGTATCCGGGAAGCCATGGATAAGGGGATATTGATTGGGCATCCCATTGTAGATCTTCGGGTGCGGTTACACTATGGATCTTATCATGATGTGGATTCCTCCGAGGCATCTTTTAAGATAGCGGCCTCACACGCATTTCGTGACGCCTTTCATCGCGCCAGGCCTGTGCTTCTTGAACCAGTTGTAAATATTGAGGTCACTGTTCCTGCTAAATTTATGGGAGAAATTACCGGAAACCTTTCCAGCCATCGTGGCCATATAAAAGGAATGGAAGCAATGGGCGATATGCAGGTTGTTTATGCCGCTATTCCCCTTGCATCCGTAGCAAATTATGAAGCAGAACTTAAATCCATGACTGCGGGACAGGGGTCATTTACCATGGAGCATTCGCACTATGATATTGTTCCTGCACATCTTATGCAGTCCGTGATTGCTCAGGCTCAATCTGTCCATGCGAAATAA
- a CDS encoding AmpG family muropeptide MFS transporter — translation MQSPLLSTIINWRMLVIFFLGISSGIPLLVTGSTLQAWMTEEKIDLAVIGLFSLVGLPYTVKFLWAPVLDRYVPSFLGRRRGWMLVSQILLMVSIGMFYFVRPAESPWIAAFLAVLVSFFSASQDVVVDAYRRELLRDEELGFGSSLAVNGYRTGMLISGAFALFLADHISWNYVYPLLAASLFIGIAATLFGPNPEGLIIPPKSLREAVIKPFVDYFQRRGAFEVLAFILLYKIGDIMAANMTTPFILKMGFTKTELAVIAKTFGIFATIAGGLIGGIFLIRLGLHKSLWIFGILQAVSTLSFSVLASVGAYYSLLVFTIAFENLTSGMGVSAFTAFMASICNKRFTATQYALLSSLMGIPRVIVSSPAGYIAEFLGWNYFFIFCTLAAIPGLVFLVRYNSWHRESYFLELQVSQ, via the coding sequence ATGCAAAGCCCTCTTTTAAGTACCATTATCAACTGGCGGATGCTTGTTATCTTCTTTCTTGGGATAAGTTCAGGCATTCCCCTGTTAGTTACCGGTTCCACACTTCAGGCATGGATGACGGAAGAAAAGATTGATCTTGCGGTGATCGGGTTGTTTTCCCTTGTAGGTCTTCCCTACACGGTCAAATTCCTGTGGGCGCCCGTTCTGGACAGGTACGTACCTTCATTCCTGGGCAGGAGGCGGGGCTGGATGCTTGTTTCCCAGATACTTCTTATGGTTTCTATCGGGATGTTTTATTTTGTGAGGCCGGCAGAATCCCCGTGGATTGCTGCTTTTTTAGCCGTACTGGTATCGTTCTTCAGTGCAAGCCAGGATGTTGTTGTTGATGCTTACCGGCGGGAACTCTTGCGCGATGAGGAATTAGGTTTTGGGTCTTCTCTTGCCGTAAACGGGTATCGCACAGGCATGCTTATTTCAGGAGCATTTGCCTTGTTTTTAGCTGATCATATTTCATGGAATTACGTTTATCCACTGCTTGCTGCATCACTGTTTATTGGTATTGCTGCGACACTTTTCGGGCCAAATCCTGAAGGCCTGATAATTCCTCCAAAATCCCTTCGTGAAGCTGTTATAAAACCATTTGTTGATTATTTTCAGAGGAGAGGGGCTTTTGAGGTTTTGGCATTTATCCTTCTTTATAAGATTGGTGATATTATGGCGGCTAATATGACAACTCCCTTTATTCTGAAGATGGGGTTCACCAAGACGGAACTGGCCGTGATTGCAAAGACCTTTGGCATCTTTGCCACGATTGCAGGCGGGCTGATCGGGGGCATTTTTTTGATACGGCTCGGACTTCATAAATCTCTTTGGATTTTTGGAATCCTCCAGGCTGTTTCCACCCTGTCGTTTTCCGTACTCGCTTCAGTGGGGGCATATTATTCTCTCCTGGTTTTTACGATAGCCTTTGAAAATTTAACCAGTGGTATGGGGGTTTCTGCCTTCACCGCTTTTATGGCAAGCATTTGTAACAAAAGATTTACGGCCACACAATATGCGCTTCTGAGCAGCCTTATGGGTATTCCCAGGGTAATCGTTTCCTCGCCTGCCGGATATATTGCTGAGTTTCTGGGTTGGAATTATTTTTTCATCTTCTGTACATTAGCTGCTATTCCAGGACTGGTTTTTCTTGTTCGTTATAATTCCTGGCACAGGGAATCGTATTTCCTGGAATTGCAGGTTTCGCAATAG